A window of the Cystobacter fuscus genome harbors these coding sequences:
- a CDS encoding ATP-binding protein — MFPPAGAIEIPSAGELPSRDASPVAAPTGTVALVFTDVQGSTRLWERCPNDMGRALDVHNEVLRALLDVHGGYEVKTQGDSFMVAFASVVEAVRWCLEAQQALVEAPWPEALLAEPDARVERGPHGVVHRGLRVRMGVHLGEPECRLDERTGHMDYFGRMVNAAARIASAGHGGQVLVSASAWTRVADAWEALGGPMVRSLGDYLLKGIEEPMTLVEVLPARLAERRFEAPRVQKARRGNLPGETGELIGRDEELKELRRCFAGGHSLVTLLGPGGMGKSRLAMRFGNLEAESWDGGVWLCELSDAVTVDDICHAVGRALGVALTRSGEDSEPADRLGRALAGRGDVLVILDNVEHVIQHMPATLGRWRELAPRARFLVTSREALQLPTERVVDLEPLRVPEEGETRLPVLLACGAVYLFVQRTRAVRGGFELTEAEAPLVADIVRKLDGIPLAIELAAARTNLLGVSQIQDRLSRRFELLRGGRRDVSARQNTLWGAIDWSWNLLEPAERAALAQCSVFRGGFTLESAEAVLVFPPGGPDVMEIIHSLRSKSLLRVFTPDGLPGELRLGMYESIRQYASSRLAERGEGATVAARHAACYLALARRLSERGGGGAGEMAFRRLVLERENLLAACDNALAVAPVTASTLERALGALVALEPDVMARGPVGLTLARLDKALELSVNVEVDPLPRAEALAVRGRVHHMEGRMTAAWTDLGEARAIYRELGAGEREKRVLVDLCIVAREECDTGAAWTLIQEALELPSGGDRWLDAYAVGNLGLLELGRRGVEAALPHLCSALELFRAIGDVAFEVGFLVNYALAIGEHGRTAEAVALLEDALEKAVRVGDRSGQALALVNLGCFLLDAGRAADAREQLGEAVRMGRQLGMRLVEGVALGEQGRALVALGALPAARVSLEDAVGLLARVSRWHSLRFSAHLSAVQATQGNLVAARQGFSALAQAPELQDDLVLRELTSVLRVAVDLAEAESAPHTEQGQRALMAARRRLMNARNAPAEAASSDLREALRLFDQRVVELEGGVLRA; from the coding sequence GAGCTCCCGTCGCGCGATGCTTCCCCCGTGGCGGCCCCCACGGGCACGGTCGCGCTCGTCTTCACGGACGTGCAGGGCTCCACCCGGCTGTGGGAGCGTTGCCCCAACGACATGGGCCGGGCGCTGGACGTGCACAACGAGGTGCTGCGCGCCCTGCTGGACGTACACGGGGGCTACGAGGTGAAGACGCAGGGGGACTCCTTCATGGTGGCCTTCGCGTCGGTGGTGGAGGCGGTGCGCTGGTGTCTGGAGGCGCAGCAGGCGCTGGTGGAGGCGCCCTGGCCCGAGGCGCTGCTCGCCGAGCCGGACGCGCGGGTGGAGCGGGGGCCTCACGGGGTGGTGCACCGGGGTCTGCGCGTGCGCATGGGCGTGCACCTGGGCGAGCCCGAGTGCCGACTCGACGAGCGCACCGGCCACATGGACTACTTCGGGCGGATGGTGAACGCGGCGGCGCGCATCGCCTCGGCGGGCCATGGCGGCCAGGTGCTGGTGAGCGCGAGCGCGTGGACGCGCGTGGCGGACGCGTGGGAGGCGCTGGGCGGCCCCATGGTGCGCTCGCTGGGCGACTACCTCCTCAAGGGCATCGAGGAGCCCATGACGCTGGTGGAGGTGCTGCCCGCGCGGCTCGCGGAGCGACGCTTCGAGGCGCCGCGGGTGCAGAAGGCCCGGCGGGGCAACCTCCCGGGAGAGACGGGGGAGCTGATTGGCCGCGACGAGGAGCTGAAGGAGTTGCGCCGCTGCTTCGCCGGGGGCCACTCGCTGGTGACGCTGTTGGGCCCGGGCGGCATGGGCAAGAGCCGGCTGGCCATGCGGTTCGGCAACCTGGAGGCGGAGTCGTGGGACGGCGGGGTGTGGTTGTGCGAGCTGTCGGACGCGGTGACGGTGGATGACATCTGCCATGCCGTGGGCCGGGCGCTCGGCGTCGCGCTCACGCGCTCGGGCGAGGACAGCGAGCCCGCGGACCGGCTGGGCCGCGCCCTGGCCGGACGTGGGGACGTGCTGGTCATCCTCGACAACGTGGAGCACGTCATCCAGCACATGCCCGCCACGCTGGGCCGCTGGCGCGAGCTGGCGCCCCGGGCCCGCTTCCTCGTCACCTCGCGCGAGGCGCTCCAGTTGCCCACCGAGCGCGTGGTGGACCTGGAGCCCCTGCGGGTGCCCGAGGAGGGCGAGACGCGGCTGCCGGTGCTGCTCGCCTGCGGCGCGGTGTACCTGTTCGTGCAGCGCACGCGCGCGGTGCGCGGGGGCTTCGAGCTGACGGAGGCGGAGGCCCCGCTGGTGGCGGACATCGTACGCAAGCTGGATGGCATCCCCCTGGCCATCGAACTGGCGGCGGCGCGCACCAACCTGCTCGGGGTGAGTCAGATCCAGGATCGGCTCTCGCGCCGCTTCGAGCTGTTGCGTGGCGGGCGGCGCGACGTGTCGGCGCGGCAGAACACGCTGTGGGGGGCGATCGACTGGTCGTGGAACCTGCTGGAGCCCGCCGAGCGCGCGGCGCTGGCGCAGTGCTCGGTGTTCCGCGGCGGCTTCACCCTGGAGTCGGCCGAGGCCGTGCTGGTGTTCCCCCCGGGCGGGCCGGACGTGATGGAGATCATCCACTCGCTGCGCTCCAAGTCGCTCCTGCGCGTCTTCACGCCGGATGGGCTTCCGGGGGAGCTGCGCCTGGGCATGTACGAGAGCATCCGGCAGTACGCCTCGAGCCGCCTGGCGGAGCGGGGAGAGGGGGCGACGGTCGCGGCGCGCCACGCGGCGTGCTACCTGGCGCTCGCGCGCCGCTTGAGCGAGCGGGGCGGGGGCGGGGCGGGGGAGATGGCCTTCCGTCGGCTGGTGCTCGAGCGCGAGAACCTGCTGGCGGCGTGTGACAACGCGCTGGCGGTGGCGCCCGTCACGGCGAGCACGCTCGAGCGGGCCCTGGGCGCGCTGGTGGCGCTGGAGCCGGACGTGATGGCGCGCGGGCCGGTGGGCCTCACGCTCGCGCGCCTGGACAAGGCGCTGGAGCTGTCGGTCAACGTGGAGGTGGACCCGCTGCCGCGCGCCGAGGCGCTCGCCGTCCGGGGCCGGGTGCACCACATGGAGGGCCGGATGACGGCCGCGTGGACGGACCTGGGCGAGGCGCGCGCCATCTACCGGGAGCTGGGCGCGGGGGAGCGGGAGAAGCGTGTCCTGGTGGATCTGTGCATCGTGGCCCGGGAGGAGTGCGACACGGGCGCGGCCTGGACGCTCATCCAGGAGGCGCTGGAGCTGCCCTCGGGGGGAGACCGCTGGCTGGACGCGTACGCGGTGGGCAACCTCGGCCTGTTGGAGCTGGGACGGCGCGGGGTGGAGGCGGCGCTGCCGCACCTGTGCTCGGCGTTGGAGCTGTTCCGGGCCATCGGCGACGTGGCGTTCGAGGTGGGCTTCCTCGTCAACTACGCGCTGGCCATTGGCGAGCACGGGCGCACGGCGGAGGCGGTGGCGCTGCTGGAGGATGCCCTGGAGAAGGCGGTGCGTGTGGGAGACCGGTCGGGCCAGGCGCTGGCGCTGGTGAACCTGGGCTGCTTCCTGCTCGACGCGGGCCGTGCGGCGGATGCGCGCGAGCAGTTGGGCGAGGCGGTGCGGATGGGGCGGCAGCTCGGCATGCGGCTGGTGGAGGGCGTGGCGCTGGGCGAGCAGGGCAGGGCGCTGGTGGCGCTCGGCGCGCTTCCGGCCGCGCGGGTGAGCCTGGAGGACGCGGTGGGGCTCTTGGCCCGGGTGTCCCGGTGGCACTCGCTGCGCTTCAGCGCGCACCTGTCCGCGGTACAGGCCACCCAGGGCAACCTCGTGGCCGCGCGGCAGGGCTTCTCCGCGCTCGCCCAGGCCCCGGAGCTCCAGGACGACCTGGTGCTGCGCGAGCTCACCTCGGTGCTGCGCGTGGCGGTGGACCTGGCGGAGGCCGAGAGCGCTCCGCACACCGAGCAGGGGCAGCGGGCGTTGATGGCGGCACGGCGGCGTCTGATGAACGCTCGCAACGCTCCCGCGGAGGCGGCCTCGTCCGACCTGCGCGAGGCCCTGCGCCTCTTCGACCAGCGCGTGGTGGAGCTGGAGGGCGGCGTCCTGCGGGCGTGA